A window of the Sabethes cyaneus chromosome 1, idSabCyanKW18_F2, whole genome shotgun sequence genome harbors these coding sequences:
- the LOC128737772 gene encoding bifunctional 3'-5' exonuclease/ATP-dependent helicase WRN-like codes for MAESDEPQPAHLAALASHFGHSCFRPMQWTIIRSILEDRRDNCVIMATGYGKSLTYQFPSVFLGRTTIVISPLISLMEDQVLSLNLSNIPACLLGSAQRANPLPDIKAGKFRVIYLTPEYVTGDSGKYLLEHIADQLVLIAIDEAHCLSKWGHDFRPAYRNLGVIRKLCPMVPILAVTATATLNVREDIINCLKLRNPQTLCTGFDRPNLEFHVKMKGSLGVWEDLRGLLSKHSEGSIIIYCLTRKQTEEIVELLKNKRVECEPYHAGLGISQRRNVHESFVRDRIQIIVATIAFGMGIDKPDVRLVIHYGASKDIESYYQEAGRAGRDGQPSKCVMFWSRADFKTHEILREYNPGGVQKNMEALSKKMHEYLDTRECRRRFILKYFEEKDVVVESRKHCCDNCDRTVGGVKDSERYDGIDEQGNYDFGKDSEYLLNAIDVFGGGTGISLPIALLRGSKSKKLNERYWKHPLHGIGKSKDDEWWKALAVLLEREGFLNKVKLQNNYCKFALMYKVQPTPLAKKWLATSDRKLMMKPTAEMFKSLRLIKVQPLYNTDFQSQRSVVPKMLPLPTVHSVSSLNNSRTLESIASKQDIVQDLVKSLLKKRSELATSYECMPYMIASNLALHQMATIRPLNLDEMKNAQLDGFSDIKIHKFGKSFLSCIQEKLNFLPNNDNSENSLMQTALQCNPFTKSKFSSTHQTTWNLWLEGRSVADIGKFRNLAEGTVISHLCEAIKHGFPFGFNDFTRIGMAKTTFDHIKSKLPTTLEGCKMTDIKNQCLPHVTFDQIKLVLSYVSVRRHLELLNVQLTEDNQSSEEVKTTTKNLAEDLWGEEDEELSVAESSFAEIDRICKEASCSKKDLLHASTGDHIDIDDDDEEFDLDEIAALERAVMSDQSDNRIPTTHTSVKSKGIIYNDETESEATETGRSPAKQAKIEPVVTEVTKPSFTFKIATSAAVIGNRLANKKIVYEDSDDDDVVKPSSISKTANSAAVTKKRIVNKKIIYDDSDDDDDNGFAKREAMLLPRRKV; via the exons ATGGCAGAAAGCGATGAACCGCAGCCGGCTCATCTGGCTGCACTTGCGTCCCACTTCGGCCACAGTTGCTTCCGGCCGATGCAATGGACTATTATACGTTCGATCCTGGAAGATCGTCGCGATAATTGCGTTATCATGGCAACCGGATATGGAAAGTCTTTAACATACCAATTTCCGTCGGTTTTTCTCGGACGGACCACAATCGTAATTTCTCCACTGATTAGCTTGATGGAAGATCAAGTTTTATCGTTGAATTTGAGTAATATACCCGCTTGCTTACTGGGTTCGGCTCAGCGAGCAAATCCTTTGCCAGATATAAAAGCTGGAAAGTTCCGTGTGATTTATTTGACTCCCGAATACGTAACCGGGGACAGTGGAAAATATCTGTTGGAGCATATCGCAGACCAACTGGTATTAATAGCTATAGATGAGGCACATTGCTTGAGCAAATGGGGTCATGATTTTCGGCCGGCTTACAGAAATCTTGGAGTTATACGCAAATTATGCCCTATGGTTCCTATTTTAGCAGTAACTGCAACCGCCACACTCAATGTAAGAGAAGACATTATTAATTGTCTAAAACTGCGTAACCCACAAACTCTCTGTACGGGATTTGATCGACCGAATTTAGAATTTCATGTTAAAATGAAAGGATCCCTTGGAGTGTGGGAGGATCTTCGAGGGTTACTCAGTAAACATTCGGAGGGCAGCATCATTATTTACTGTCTGACTAGAAAGCAAACAGAAGAAATTGTGGAACTGCTGAAAAATAAACGTGTTGAATGTGAGCCGTATCATGCTGGTCTTGGTATCAGCCAGAGACGAAATGTGCACGAGAGTTTCGTGCGCGATCGAATACAAATTATAGTAGCCACGATAGCGTTTGGCATGGGTATAGACAAACCCGATGTACGTTTAGTTATCCATTATGGTGCTTCAAAAGATATAGAAAGTTACTACCAGGAAGCGGGTCGCGCAGGGCGTGACGGGCAACCATCTAAATGTGTTATGTTTTGGAGCCGTGCTGACTTTAAGACGCATGAAATATTGCGTGAATACAATCCCGGAGGTGTTCAAAAAAATATGGAGGCGTTATCCAAAAAGATGCACGAGTATCTGGATACTAGAGAGTGCCGACGAAGGTTTATTCTCAAGTATTTTGAAGAGAAAGATGTTGTAGTGGAATCGcgaaaacattgttgtgataATTGTGACCGAACAGTTGGGGGCGTAAAAGATAGTGAACGCTACGATGGCATTGATGAACAAGGGAACTATGACTTTGGCAAAGACagtgaatatttattaaatgctATCGACGTCTTTGGCGGTGGAACCGGCATTTCTTTACCGATTGCTTTACTTCGAGGTTCTAAAAGTAAGAAATTAAACGAGCGCTACTGGAAACACCCGCTGCATGGTATCGGAAAATCAAAAGATGACGAATGGTGGAAGGCACTGGCTGTATTGCTTGAGCGAGAAGGGTTTCTAAACAAGGTCAAACTTCAAAACAACTACTGCAAATTTGCCCTTATGTACAAGGTTCAGCCTACGCCATTGGCGAAGAAGTGGCTTGCAACATCCGACCGGAAACTGATGATGAAGCCAACGGCTGAAATGTTTAAATCGCTGAGATTG ATCAAAGTCCAACCGCTGTATAATACGGATTTTCAGAGTCAGCGTAGTGTTGTGCCAAAAATGCTCCCTTTGCCAACTGTACACAGTGTTAGCAGTTTGAACAACTCAAGAACGTTGGAATCAATCGCTTCTAAGCAAGATATTGTGCAAGATCTAGTTAAAAGTCTGCTCAAAAAACGATCCGAGCTTGCTACTTCTTATGAGTGCATGCCATATATGATCGCATCGAATTTAGCTCTTCACCAAATGGCAACCATTCGGCCATTGAACTTAGACGAGATGAAAAATGCTCAGTTGGATGGATTCTCTGatataaaaatacataaatttggaaaaagttttctgtcATGCATTCAGGAAAAgctgaattttttacccaataaTGACAATTCTGAGAATTCTCTCATGCAGACTGCTTTACAGTGTAATCCATTTACCAAAAGTAAGTTTTCATCTACGCATCAGACGACTTGGAATCTTTGGTTAGAAGGTCGGTCAGTTGCCGATATTGGCAAATTTCGTAATCTTGCAGAAGGGACTGTTATCAGTCATTTGTGCGAAGCAATCAAGCACGGATTTCCATTTGGGTTTAATGATTTTACTCGAATAGGCATGGCCAAGACTACATTCGACCATATCAAATCAAAACTCCCAACTACGCTGGAAGGCTgcaagatgactgatatcaaGAATCAATGTTTGCCACATGTTACATTCGATCAGATAAAATTAGTGCTTAGTTACGTTTCCGTACGACGTCATCTCGAGTTGCTAAATGTTCAACTCACTGAGGATAACCAATCAAGCGAAGAAGTAAAAACTACTACCAAAAATCTTGCTGAAGATCTCTGGGGTGAAGAAGATGAAGAACTGTCCGTTGCCGAAAGTAGTTTTGCTGAAATTGATCGAATATGTAAGGAAGCAAGTTGTAGTAAGAAGGATCTTTTACATGCTTCCACAGGGGATCACATCgatattgatgatgatgatgaagagtTTGACTTGGACGAAATAGCAGCTCTCGAGCGGGCAGTGATGAGCGATCAGTCAGACAATAGAATACCTACAACACATACCTCTGTCAAATCGAAAGGAATTATTTATAACGACGAGACTGAAAGTGAGGCCACTGAAACCGGCAGAAGTCCAGCGAAACAGGCTAAGATTGAACCTGTGGTAACTGAGGTGACCAAACCTTCGTTTACATTTAAAATAGCCACCAGTGCAGCAGTTATTGGCAACAGATtggcaaataaaaaaattgtatatgAGGATAGCGATGACGATGATGTAGTTAAACCTTCGTCCATATCTAAAACAGCCAACAGCGCAGCCGTAACCAAAAAAAGGAtcgtaaataaaaaaattatatatgACGAtagtgatgacgatgatgacaaTGGGTTTGCTAAAAGAGAAGCTATGTTGTTGCCCAGGCGAAAAGTTTAA
- the LOC128745349 gene encoding protein lin-37 homolog: MSKRRNQLDSAEKRRSLQNVALARGRLKGALQHVVPQSESDDTDGSDSDELQQMNRSSKRQKVSATDTIPIPHQSYLMKLFDRSVDLARFDESTPLYPICRAWMQNQPRLNPDHTQLTVYPVKRERNNTMAEQYRCNELKEVRTMPKPEPVTGVTASRCPSPLACQTEVSKARIDLAASPLAKSTLMAEHLFRWEQVRRKWQEHGRIVDSRYNASFELLDALLKARI, from the exons ATGTCTAAACGTAGAAATCAGTTGGATTCTGCGGAAAAGC GCCGCTCTTTGCAGAATGTAGCTCTGGCTCGCGGTCGTCTCAAAGGAGCGCTTCAGCATGTTGTCCCACAAAGTGAGAGCGATGACACCGACGGGTCGGATTCGGACGAACTGCAACAAATGAATCGTTCGTCAAAACGACAGAAAGTTTCAGCCACTGATACCATTCCCATACCTCATCAATCGTACCTTATGAAGTTGTTCGACCGCAGCGTCGATTTAGCTAGATTTGATGAGTCCACGCCTTTGTATCCTATTTGCCGAGCGTGGATGCAAAATCAACCACGGCTAAATCCCGATCATACCCAACTAACAGTTTATCCagtaaaacgagagagaaacaACACAATGGCTGAGCAATACCGCTGTAATGAATTAAAGGAAGTTCGAACAATGCCTAAGCCAGAGCCTGTCACTGGTGTTACAGCAAGCAGATGTCCATCACCATTGGCCTGTCAGACAGAagtttcgaaggcaagaattgATTTAGCAGCTTCCCCGCTAGCTAAATCAACTTTAATGGCGGAACATTTGTTTCGCTGGGAACAGGTTCGCCGTAAGTGGCAAGAGCACGGAAGAATAGTGGATAGTCGCTATAATGCTAGTTTTGAATTACTTGATGCATTGCTTAAGGCACGTATATAG
- the LOC128732999 gene encoding adenylosuccinate lyase-like has product MSSAEFCGYRSPLSTRYASSEMQYLFSEQNKFSTWRKLWVILAKAQKELGLEICDAQLTEMEAHIEDIDFMAAAEEEKLTRHDVMAHVHVFAKQCPMAAPIIHLGATSCYVGDNTDLLILKSGLQLLLPRIVGVIKKLSEFAVEYRELPTLGFTHLQPAQLTTVGKRCTLWIQDLLMDEHALRNCLENLRFRGVKGTTGTQASFLQLFAGDGEKVKLLDKKVTNLAGFERYYAVTGQTYSRKVDLEIVSALSNLGATIHKMCSDLRLLASRKEIEEPFEQTQIGSSAMAYKRNPMRSERCCAISRHLITLHANAANTLAVQWLERTLDDSANRRLTLSEAFLSADACLLTLLNISQGLVVYPKVIERNIAHELPFMSTENIIMAMVKAGGDRQVCHEKIRVLSHEAGAQVKQHGKDNDLVERIKADTYFTPILSALDTILDPKTFTGRAADQVIEFVREEVDPVLQKYGNNIESKTVGLTI; this is encoded by the exons ATGTCCAGTGCGGAATTCTGTGGTTACCGCTCCCCACTGAGCACCCGATATGCCAGTAGCGAAATGCAATATTTGTTTAgcgaacaaaacaaattttCCACATGGAGAAAATTATGGGTAATTCTGGCAAAGGCACAAAAAGAATTAGGACTCGAAATCTGCGATGCTCAGCTTACCGAAATGGAGGCCCATATAGAAGACATCGATTTCATGGCAGCAGCTGAGGAGGAAAAGCTCACTCGGCACGATGTGATGGCCCACGTGCATGTGTTTGCCAAGCAATGTCCGATGGCTGCCCCCATTATTCACCTCGGAGCTACTTCCTGTTACGTTGGTGACAACACCGATTTGTTAATTTTGAAATCTGGCTTGCAGCTTCTACTGCCAAGAATTGTAGGGGTGATCAAAAAATTGTCAGAATTTGCAGTCGAGTATCGAGAACTTCCTACGTTAGGCTTTACTCATCTTCAACCGGCTCAATTGACAACAGTTGGGAAGCGCTGCACTCTTTGGATTCAGGATCTTTTAATGGACGAGCACGCCTTGagaaattgcttggaaaatctACGCTTCCGTGGTGTTAAAGGGACGACTGGAACTCAAGCATCATTCTTGCAGCTGTTTGCTGGAGATGGAGAAAAAGTTAAACTCTTGGATAAGAAAGTCACTAACTTGGCTGGATTCGAACGATATTATGCAGTCACTGGGCAGACTTACTCAAG AAAAGTGGATCTGGAAATTGTATCAGCTCTGTCAAACCTTGGAGCTACGATTCATAAAATGTGTTCGGACTTACGTTTGCTGGCATCTCGGAAAGAAATTGAAGAACCATTTGAGCAAACTCAAATCGGTAGCTCAGCTATGGCTTACAAACGCAACCCGATGCGATCAGAGCGATGCTGCGCCATTTCCAGACATTTGATTACTTTACACGCCAATGCTGCCAATACACTAGCCGTACAGTGGCTCGAACGTACGCTGGATGACTCGGCTAATCGTCGTTTAACGCTGTCTGAAGCGTTCCTATCAGCAGATGCTTGTCTGCTGACCTTGCTAAATATCTCGCAAGGCTTGGTAGTGTATCCCAAGGTAATCGAACGCAATATTGCCCATGAATTACCGTTCATGTCGACTGAGAATATAATTATGGCTATGGTGAAGGCAGGTGGAGACCGACAGGTGTGCCACGAAAAGATTCGCGTTCTGTCTCATGAAGCCGGAGCACAGGTTAAGCAACATGGCAAGGATAACGACCTGGTGGAACGTATCAAAGCCGATACCTATTTTACgcctattttgagtgctttggACACAATTTTAGATCCCAAAACATTTACCGGTCGTGCTGCTGATCAAGTGATTGAGTTCGTCCGGGAAGAAGTGGATCCGGTGCTGCAAAAATATGGCAACAACATCGAGTCCAAAACGGTGGGGTTAACTATTTAG
- the LOC128732998 gene encoding BTB/POZ domain-containing protein KCTD3: MAYSSHISDIVNLNVGGTRFSTSRQTLTWVPDTFFTSLLNSERNGRISSLRDETDAIFIDRDPKLFSIILNYLRTKEIDIRSCDIRVLRHEAEFYNISPLIKRLMLCEEMDQSSCGDILFYGYLPAPNIPTQEQALPSSSTSSVSGITAACNSLSGTTSNSSAQSGPSKSQIDALPVPSTSQTPVACPSVAGTSGGGPFHASSNPRPGSMVRVPEFSQSSGSSGSSAGGASGSRHAGHSRNSSWDLRVSYNGNGRNSQWVPGHSRTASLDMMRHHSRNSSVDLNKYIRSEVGLVFGPGQSSGWADPMRVQIIKAHHNWILVAYAHFVTCYRLKDSCGWQQIFVSPFVEQTIERIAINAKMSLATSAGEQSHSKMVAISYGSQIRLWGISEDGSKSDVGIFNLNVRVEYLFFIGSQLVALSSSGKIGVWHAMTQHWQIQDLVPILAFDTAGSFLLLGCNNGSIYYIDMQKFPLRMKDNDLLVTELYKDPSNDSITAISVYLTPKTTSLSGNWIEIAYGTKSGSVRVIVQHPETVGHGPQLFQTFTVHQSSVTKVTLSEKFLISVCSEYNHVRTWQVTRFRGMISTQPGSTPEASFKIVSLEAVDSTYSYSAGNDFGPFGEQDDEQIFVQKVVPDTDQLYVRLASNGERVCLIRSVDGTTVTSFCVHECEGSSRMGSRPRRFILSGHCNGAIQMWDLTTALEIFKKKDQNKKLIGGPSADELIRLLDQCDLSNSHCSTPCMSPCPSTISSGGVATAARLKPFNVAFLNQSAAAAVGAAAAGAGPLNLDQPN; the protein is encoded by the exons ATGGCATATTCGAGCCACATCAGCGATATTGTCAACTTGAATGTTGGTGGAACAAG ATTTTCTACATCACGTCAGACTCTAACGTGGGTTCCGGACACTTTCTTTACGTCCTTATTAAATTCTGAGCGGAATGGCCGAATATCAAG CTTGCGTGATGAAACTGATGCAATTTTCATCGATCGAGATCCGAAGCTTTTCTCCATAATACTTAACTATTTGCGAACTAAAGAGATAGATATCCGCTCCTGTGACATTCGTGTGCTTCGCCATGAGGCCGAATTTTACAACATATCTCCATTGATCAAGCGATTAATGTTATGCGAGGAAATGGACCAGTCTAGCTGTGGAGATATTTTATTTTACGGATATTTGCCAGCACCAA ACATTCCCACACAGGAACAAGCTCTTCCGTCGTCTTCAACTAGTTCAGTCAGTGGAATTACTGCGGCTTGTAATTCTCTATCTGGTACGACATCGAACAGCTCAGCTCAATCTGGTCCATCTAAATCTCAAATAGATGCTTTACCCGTACCATCTACGTCGCAAACACCGGTGGCGTGCCCATCGGTGGCAGGAACCTCTGGTGGTGGGCCGTTTCACGCTTCCTCTAATCCACGACCTGGATCGATGGTACGAGTTCCAGAATTTTCTCAGAGTTCTGGGTCGTCTGGTAGTAGTGCTGGCGGGGCCAGTGGATCTCGTCATGCAGGGCATTCTAGGAACTCATCTTGGGATCTTCGAGTGTCATACAACGGCAACGGGCGAAATTCTCAGTGGGTACCAGGTCATTCGCGAACCGCATCGCTAGATATGATGCGGCATCATTCTCGTAATTCCTCTGTCGATCTGAATAAGTACATTCGGAGCGAGGTTGGGTTGGTATTTGGTCCAGGCCAATCATCTGGTTGGGCAGACCCAATGCGAGTTCAAATTATAAAGGCTCATCATAACTGGATTTTAGTTGCCTACGCGCATTTTGTAACCTGCTACCGTTTGAAAGATTCTTGTGGTTGGCAACAGATTTTTGTTTCGCCTTTTGTAGAACAGACGATCGAGCGGATTGCTATAAACGCGAAAATGAGTCTTGCAACATCTGCCGGCGAACAGTCACATAgcaaaatggttgcaatctCGTACGGCAGTCAAATACGACTATGGGGAATCTCGGAAGATGGAAGTAAAAGTGACGTTGGTATTTTTAATCTTAATGTGCGCGTTGAGTATCTCTTCTTCATCGGAAGTCAGCTGGTAGCGCTTTCATCATCTGGAAAAATCGGTGTTTGGCATGCGATGACTCAACATTGGCAGATCCAGGATCTGGTTCCTATTTTGGCATTTGATACGGCAGGCTCGTTTCTCCTACTCGGATGCAATAATGGCTCAATTTATTATATAG ATATGCAGAAGTTTCCACTTAGAATGAAAGATAATGATTTGCTTGTTACTGAGTTGTACAAAGACCCATCAAATGATTCGATTACAGCCATTTCGGTTTATTTAACACCTAAGACAACAA GTTTGTCTGGAAATTGGATTGAAATCGCTTACGGAACCAAATCCGGCTCAGTGCGCGTTATTGTTCAACATCCGGAAACGGTCGGCCACGGGCCGCAACTTTTTCAGACTTTTACTGTACACCAAAGTTCGGTTACAAAGGTAACCTTATCGGAGAAGTTCCTCATCTCTGTGTGCAGCGAATACAATCATGTGCGCACATGGCAGGTTACACGGTTCCGTGGCATGATCTCAACTCAACCGGGCTCGACACCGGAGGCTTCATTTAAG ATTGTTTCCCTGGAAGCAGTGGATTCCACTTATAGCTACTCTGCCGGTAACGATTTTGGGCCTTTTGGTGAACAAGATGATGAGCAGATCTTCGTACAAAAAGTTGTTCCGGATACAGATCAGTTATACGTACGGTTAGCATCAAATGGTGAACGTGTTTGCCTAATTCGTTCGGTTGACGGGACAACCGTTACCTCGTTTTGTGTACATGAGTGTGAGGGATCGTCTAGAATGGGTTCTCGTCCGCGCCGATTCATTCTCTCCGGTCACTGTAATGGTGCAATTCAGATGTGGGACTTAACGACAGCACTGGAGATTTTTAAGAAAAAGGATCAAAACAAAAAGCTCATAGGAGGACCCTCGGCCGATGAGCTAATTAGACTATTAGATCAGTGTGATCTCAGTAACAGTCATTGTTCGACGCCGTGTATGTCACCGTGTCCATCAACGATTTCGTCGGGAGGAGTGGCCACTGCGGCTCGACTAAAACCGTTCAACGTGGCTTTTCTCAATCAATCTGCGGCAGCCGCTGTTGGAGCAGCAGCTGCTGGTGCTGGCCCACTCAATCTAGACCAACCGAACTGA